In Nicotiana tabacum cultivar K326 chromosome 21, ASM71507v2, whole genome shotgun sequence, one DNA window encodes the following:
- the LOC107803074 gene encoding inorganic phosphate transporter 1-11-like (The RefSeq protein has 2 substitutions compared to this genomic sequence), with amino-acid sequence MASNNLTVLNALDTARTQWYHVTAVIIAGMGFFTDAYDLFCITTVSKLLGRLYYYDPATHAPGKLPHPVNNWVVGVALVGTLTGQLVFGWLGDKLGRKKVYGLTLILMVICALCSGLSFGYSKKVVMGTLCFFRFWLGFGIGGDYPLSATIMSEYANKRTRGAFIAAVFAMQGVGIVFAGLVSMTVSKIFLMNYAGKAFNVDEVFSTEPEADYVWRIVLMLGALPALLTYYWRMKMPETGRYTAIIEGNAKQAALDMGKVLDIEIQAEGEKLAKFKAANEYPLLSNEFFMRHGLHLIGTMSTWFLLDIAFYSQNLTQKDIFPTMGLVSDAKSISALREMFETSRAMFVIALLGTFPGYWFTVFFIEKIGRFKIQLMGFFMMSVFMAIIGVKYDYLKTKDHKWTFAALYGLTFFFANFGPNSTTFVLPAELFPTRVRSTCHALSAASGKAGAMVSAFGVQQYTQDGNIHKIKKAMIFLAFTNMIGFCCTFLVTETKGRSLEEISGEDEQKDETQMKSTRPVSGHQDDGWD; translated from the coding sequence ATGGCCTCAAACAATCTTACAGTGCTCAATGCACTTGACACTGCACGAACCCAATGGTACCATGTCACAGCCGTTATCATTGCTGGAATGGGTTTTTTCACAGATGCCTACGATCTCTTCTGTATCACCACTGTCTCCAAACTCTTAGGCCGTCTCTACTACTACGATCCTGCTAAGCACGCCCCTGGAAAACTGCCTCATCCTGTTAATAATTGGGTAGTTGGAGTCGCTTTGGTTGGTACTTTAACTGGACAGCTCGTGTTTGGTTGGCTCGGAGACAAACTTGGCCGAAAGAAAGTGTATGGACTCACTTTAATCCTCATGGTCATTTGTGCACTTTGCTCTGGTTTGTCCTTCGGGTATAGCAAAAAAGTTGTTATGGGGACACTCTGTTTCTTCAGATTCTGGCTTGGATTTGGCATTGGAGGAGATTATCCTCTTTCTGCCACAATCATGTCCGAATATGCAAATAAGAGAACTCGTGGGGCGTTTATTGCTGCAGTTTTTGCCATGCAAGGCGTTGGGATCGTATTTGCCGGGCTTGTTTCAATGACTGTTTCGAAAATCTTTCTTATGAATTACGCGGGTAAGGCATTTAATGTGGATGAAGTTTTCTCCACGGAACCTGAGGCAGATTATGTTTGGCGAATCGTATTGATGCTTGGAGCTCTTCCAGCTCTTCTCACCTATTATTGGCGAATGAAGATGCCTGAAACAGGGCGTTacactgctattattgagggaaaTGCTAAACAAGCAGCGCTTGACATGGGAAAGGTTCTTGACATTGAAATTCAAGCAGAAGGTGAAAAATTGGCCAAATTTAAAGCAGCCAATGAGTACCCTTTACTCTCCAATGAGTTCTTCATGCGCCACGGACTTCACTTAATAGGTACAATGAGTACTTGGTTCTTGTTGGACATAGCTTTCTACAGCCAAAATCTCACACAGAAGGACATATTCCCAACCATGGGACTAGTTAGTGACGCCAAGAGCATTTCAGCTTTGAGGGAGATGTTTGAGACATCACGTGCAATGTTTGTGATTGCGTTGCTCGGTACCTTCCCTGGTTACTGGTTCACAGTATTCTTCATTGAGAAAATCGGCAGGTTTAAGATACAACTGATGGGGTTCTTCATGATGTCAGTTTTCATGGCAATCATTGGAGTCAAATATGATTACCTAAAGACTAAAGATCACAAATGGACATTCGCAGCTCTTTATGGTTTAACTTTCTTCTTTGCCAACTTTGGACCCAATTCGACAACATTTGTGCTCCCCGCGGAGCTCTTTCCGACAAGAGTGAGATCCACTTGCCATGCCCTGAGCGCGGCATCTGGAAAGGCAGGGGCAATGGTTAGTGCATTTGGGGTGCAGCAGTACACGCAAGACGGaaatattcataaaattaagaaAGCCATGATATTTTTGGCCTTCACAAATATGATTGGATTTTGCTGCACCTTTTTAGTGACTGAGACAAAAGGAAGGTCACTGGAGGAAATTTCAGGGGAGGATGAACAGAAGAATGAGACGCAGATGAAGAGTACTAGGCCTGTCTCTGGACACCAGGACGATGGATGGGATTGA